AAAATCTTTAAAAGCGTTAGTTTCAGcggaaaaaaaatacaaatacgTCTGTACAAAATGTTTGCTTCTTTATACAGTTAAAAAAGACTACGATAAACATCTATATTTGTGCGCGGgatatttcttttcaaaactaCCCAATGCTGTCACAAGTCTGCcgaaagaaataattaaaaaatcagcCCTCGAGATTCCCGGCGGACTAGCCCCGGAAAATTCCTTTAGACATGCCGTATTAGCGGGTATGCGACCTAAATATGTAGATTTAAGCGATTACGATAGACTAGTAACAATTAACGAAGTAGCActgtttgaaaaacaaaatccacAAATTGCGATCAATGTGTACACCACAGGCgagaaaagtaaaatttatccTTTGTATATTACTAAAAACACGTCTGTGTTAGCCCGagaaattcatttgttttattacgATGTGAATGagagttattattttattagagatCTGAGTCGCCTGGTTCGAAGCCAAATAACACGCTACAAAAGAGGAATTTACATTTGTCCGAGATGTTTGAGTCATTTTTATAGCGAATGGAGGCTCAAAACTCATAAGTCGATGTGTGTAGAAAATCCAGTTGCGCGAGTTTACGTACCACATAAGGGGGCTAATATATTGACATTTACAAAATTCAAGTACAAAATCAAAGTCCCGATTACCATGTATTTTGATTTCGAGACTACTTTGAAACCTATCGATGAGCGTCCAAACTCATCCACTCAATTGTACGCGCGGCACGAACCCAATAGTTTTTGTTTACACGTGATAAACGAGTACGAGCCGGCAACAATGCCGCGGGTATATTGCGGGGAAAGAGCTGTAGAAACTTTTTTCGAGTATTTAATTGAAGAGGCGGAGAAAGCTATGGAATATATGGGACAGTATACCCCCTACGATCCCGACAAGGCGATCGAATATAATCCTAAAAAGTGTCACATATGCGAGTTGCCAATTTCACCTTCAGAAATTCCGGTTGTAGATCATTGGCACCAGGCCGAGGGGGGGACGATCCGGGGGTACGCGCACAACTCGTGTAATCTGAATTACCAACAGCCGAACTACATTACGATATATGCACATAACGCTGCCAAGTACGATCAAAAGTTGATACTTAAGCATATGAACAGTGTGCAAGGCTCGATTACCGCGATTGCGCGATCAGACGAAGAATTCATAACGATATCTAAAAACTATTCGAACGGGTTTACTTCTGTACGACTTAGATTTGTGGATTCGTACAAAATGTTGTCCGGTTCTCTGGAAAATTTGGTGCAAAATATGGGCGGCGAACGTGATTTGTTTATCCAGACGCGGAAAATAATCCCAGACCATCTGCTACATTTGGCAATGCGGAAATCTGTTTTTCCGTACAGTTATATTACGAGCGAGGCTGTTTTTGACGAAACAGAATTACCTCCGATAGGTGCTTTTTTTAACGATCTCAGCAAGGAGCCCTGCTCGCCGGAAAACTATAAACACGCTCAAGAGTGCTGGACCGCTTTCGGTATGAAAACTCTGGGCGACTATAATCGGTTCTACGTCATGTTAGATACGTTGCTCTTATCCGATGTGATTTCAGCGTATCGAAAAACAGCTCAACTGTCGCACGGATTGGACCCTGCCCACTTCATAAGTAATGCGTCTTACACGTGGTCCTGTATGCTATGGCATAGCCGACAGAAAATTGAGCTGCTCACCGACATAGACCAATACTACACATTTAAAAACAACATAAGAGGTGGGTATTGTGTCTGCAGTTTGAGGTACGCCAGAGCCAATAATCCTGACGTCAACCCGAATTTTAATCCAAAAACCGAAGTGCCTAGTTATCTATTCATGACCGATTTTAACGCGCTGTACTCGAAAGCGATGTGCGAGTCATTGCCGTTAAAAAATTTCAAGTGGATGTCTCGCGACGAATTAGATTACGTAGAGCGCAACATATTGGATATATCTGACAACGCCGAAACAGGATATTGGCTCGTCGCGGACATCGAGTACCCGCCCGAACTACACATGTTGCATAGTAGAATTATGCCAGTGTTGCCGGAAAACATTATCCCGCCAGGGGGGAAGGTTCCCAAATTGGTGGCCAACCTGAGGGATAAAACTAATTACGGACTGCATTATCGAGCGCTAAAAATGGCGGTGTCGCTAGGGCTGAAAATAAAAAGCATACGTCGGGGTATCTCGTTTCACCAAGAGCCGTGGTTGCAAGGGTATATCCAAAAAAACATGGAGCTACGACGCCGCGCCAAAAACGATTTCGATAAACAGTTGTATAAAGATTTTTGCAACATGTTATTCGGACGCACATGCATGGACGTGGGTAAGCATAAAAATGTAAGATTAATTACCGAAAAAGGAAAGTTTTTGAAAGCTGTCGCTGATCCGTATTTCGAAAGAGCCACAATGATAGGCGAAGAAATTGTAGCTGTGCATAAGACTAAAAAGAGCATACGCTATGATTTCCCGATTTATATTGGCGCAAGCGTTTTGGACATTTCCAAAACGTACATGCAAGATTTTCTTTATAATCatgtaaataagaattttgGTGAAACTTGGCAACTATGCTATTCAGACACGGATTCCGCCCTCATTTTTTCGGAGGGGGTAAACCCGTCACACGTTGTGAAGCTAGAAAATCAAAAAGGGCCTATGTCGTGGTACGATTGTAGCGAGTACGACCCGAGTCATATGTGTTACACCGATGTCAATAAACGCGTGCCAGGTAAAATGAAAAACGAGTATCCGAAAACAGACATTATAGAATTTTGCGGAGTGCGTCCCAAAGCTTACAGCATTCTTACTACGACTGACAATAAGAGGAAGCTGAAGGGTATAAAATCTCACGTGATACGTAAACAAATAACGCATCAGGATTATTTGGACTGCTTGTACCAAAACAAGCGGTTTCAACATAAACAAAACACCATCATTTCAAAGAAACAACGCATCTATTCGGCGATAATGACTAAAACATCTCTGGATTCCTACGATTCTAAGGTCCATGTGTGGCCGGATAATGTACATACTTTTCCTCATTTCCATGTTTCAGTAATGACGCATCAGAATTTCATGAAGGCTCTGATCCCTGAAATACATCAGCAGCGAAGCAGCACAGTGGGCTATGAACACGGCGACTCTGACGTCGAGATGCTCGATGCGTCTGAGCTTTGACGAGTGTCTTTTCCTCTTGAGTAGTTACAGGTATCCGGACAAACTCACGGAAGAAATTCAATTGCGTATGGTGTATACATTGTACTTTCAAATCGAGCCGCACGCGCTCCTGAAAGCGCACTATCAATGCTCGTTTGCGTGCGTCGAACAATGCTTACTTTTATTTGATCGCTTAAAGAAGATGCTCCCTAGTAATACCTATTTTAAGATTGTTCATTTATTTCGAAATTGGTGTTTGAATTATATTAGCCCGTATAGTGCCCTTAGTGTTTTTATGATCGATCTAGACCATAAGAATATAATCTATCATAGTTCTTAAAAACCCCTTAATTGATACCACCAGGTTAACACCGAATAGAAAATGTTGTCTAGTCTTTTAATTTGAAGGCGTACTAACGACGTGAAAATGAGTGAAAGTCCGAAGCCGCTTGTTGTACAGACCATCGATAAATTGTCGCCTTGGGAatgtaaatatttgttaacCACACTCGATCTTCCTTTCGATTTG
The genomic region above belongs to Vigna radiata var. radiata cultivar VC1973A unplaced genomic scaffold, Vradiata_ver6 scaffold_572, whole genome shotgun sequence and contains:
- the LOC106780418 gene encoding uncharacterized protein LOC106780418 is translated as MPRVYCGERAVETFFEYLIEEAEKAMEYMGQYTPYDPDKAIEYNPKKCHICELPISPSEIPVVDHWHQAEGGTIRGYAHNSCNLNYQQPNYITIYAHNAAKYDQKLILKHMNSVQGSITAIARSDEEFITISKNYSNGFTSVRLRFVDSYKMLSGSLENLVQNMGGERDLFIQTRKIIPDHLLHLAMRKSVFPYSYITSEAVFDETELPPIGAFFNDLSKEPCSPENYKHAQECWTAFGMKTLGDYNRFYVMLDTLLLSDVISAYRKTAQLSHGLDPAHFISNASYTWSCMLWHSRQKIELLTDIDQYYTFKNNIRGGYCVCSLRYARANNPDVNPNFNPKTEVPSYLFMTDFNALYSKAMCESLPLKNFKWMSRDELDYVERNILDISDNAETGYWLVADIEYPPELHMLHSRIMPVLPENIIPPGGKVPKLVANLRDKTNYGLHYRALKMAVSLGLKIKSIRRGISFHQEPWLQGYIQKNMELRRRAKNDFDKQLYKDFCNMLFGRTCMDVGKHKNVRLITEKGKFLKAVADPYFERATMIGEEIVAVHKTKKSIRYDFPIYIGASVLDISKTYMQDFLYNHVNKNFGETWQLCYSDTDSALIFSEGVNPSHVVKLENQKGPMSWYDCSEYDPSHMCYTDVNKRVPGKMKNEYPKTDIIEFCGVRPKAYSILTTTDNKRKLKGIKSHVIRKQITHQDYLDCLYQNKRFQHKQNTIISKKQRIYSAIMTKTSLDSYDSKVHVWPDNVHTFPHFHVSVMTHQNFMKALIPEIHQQRSSTVGYEHGDSDVEMLDASEL